The DNA sequence GCAGCTCGCGGGCGAGCCCGCCGGCGACGGCCGCGAGGTCGTCGTAGGTCAGCACGTGGTCGCCGAAGCGCAGGGCCTCCCGGCCCGAACCGGCGGCGAGGGTGGGGAACAAGGGGTCGGGCACCGCGGGGACCTCCCAGTGTCGGACTCGAACCGCACGTTACCGTGCGGATCCTTCCCCTGCAGCGAGGTGTCGAAGACGCTGGTCGTAGGCTGGGACACCGTGTTGGTACTGGCGATCGATACCTCGACCCCGGCGGTCACCGCGGGCGTCGTCGAGGTGGACGGCGACGGGGTCGAGACGCGCGGTGACCGCGTGACGGTCGACCCGCGCGCCCACGGCGAGCTGATCACGCCGCACGCGCTGGCCGCCGCCGAAACCGCGGGGGTCGCGCTCAAGGACCTCGACGCGATCGTCGCCGGCGTCGGCCCCGGTCCGTTCACCGGCCTGCGCGCCGGGATGGCGACCGCGGCCGCGCTCGGGCACGCCCTCGGCATCCCGGTGTACCCGGTCTGCAGCCTCGACGCGCTGGCCGCCGACGTCACCTCGGCCGATCCCTTCCTGGTCTGCACCGACGCGCGCCGCCGCGAGGTCTACTGGGCCGCCTACGACGGCGCCGGGAACCGCACCGACGGCCCGCACGTCCAGCGCCCGGCCGAGCTGGCGACCGACGTCAAGGTCGCGGCCGGGGACGGTGCCGTGCTGTATTCGGCGGCGCTGGGCGTCCAGCCGATCGAGCCGCGCTTCCCGTCGCCCGCCGGGCTGGTGAAGGCCGCCCGGAGCGCGTTGCTGGCGAAGGCGGATCCGGCGCCGCTGACACCGCTCTACCTGCGCCGCCCGGACGCCGCCGAGCCCACCGCGCCGAAACGGGTGACCGCGAGGTGAGACTCGAGCCGCTGCGCCGCCGGGACATCGCCCGGTGCGTCGAGATCGAGCAGATCCTCTTCCCGGGCGACGACCCGTGGAGCTCCCGCGCGTTCCACTCCGAGCTGGACGCGGGCCACTTCTACCTCGCCGCGCGCCCGGACGAGGGCGCCGAGCTGCTCGGCTACGCCGGGCTGGCCGTCGTCGGGCGCCGCCGCGGCGAATACGAGGCGACCGTGCACACGATCGGCGTCGCCCCGGAGTACCAGGGCAAGGGGATCGGCAAGGCGCTGCTGCGCGCGCTGCTGGAGCGGGCCGACGAGTTCGAAGCGCCGGTCTTCCTCGAGGTCCGCACGGACAACACGACGGCGCTCGGCCTGTACGAGAGCCACGGTTTCGAACGGCTCGGCATCCGGAAGCGCTACTACCAGCCTTCCGGCGCCGACGCGTACACGATGGTCCGCCCGGCGCGGACGCGAGACGGGGTGGCGGGCTGATGGCACGCATCATCATGGGCATCGAGAGCTCGTGCGACGAGACGGGCGTCGGCCTGGTCCGCCTGCACGACGACGGCACGGTCGAGCTGCTCGCCGACGAGGTGGCGTCCAGCGTCGAGCAGCACGCCCGCTTCGGCGGCGTGGTGCCGGAGGTCGCGAGCCGCGCGCACCTGGAGGCGATGGTCCCGACGACTTCGCGGGCCTTCGAGAAAGCCGGGCTCGCACTGTCCGATGTGGACGCGATCGCCGTGACGGCCGGGCCCGGCCTGGCGGGCGCGCTGCTCGTCGGCGTCTCGGCGGCGAAGGCGTACGCGACGGCGCTGGACGTGCCGCTCTACGGCGTCAACCACCTGGCCGGGCACATCGCGGTGGACACGCTGCAGCACGGGCCGCTGCCGACGCCGTGCCTGGCGCTGCTGGTTTCCGGCGGGCACACGCAGCTGCTGCGCGTCGACGACATCGCGTCGTCGATCACCGAGCTGGGGTCCACTGTGGACGACGCGGCGGGCGAGGCGTACGACAAGGTCGCGCGCGTGCTCGGCCTCCCGTACCCGGGCGGCCCGCCGATCGACAAGGCGGCGAAGAACGGCGACCCGGCGGCGATCGCGTTCCCCCGCGGCATGACCGGCCCGCGCGACGCCAAGAACGACTTCTCCTTCTCCGGCCTGAAGACCGCGGTGGCCCGCTGGGTCGAAGGCGCGTCCCGCCGCGGCGAGGAGATCCCGGTGGACGACGTCGCGGCGTCGTTCCAGGAGGCCGTCGCGGACGTGCTGACGATGAAGGCGGTCCGCGCGGCGAAGGAGCAGGGGATCGGCACCATCGTGATCTCCGGCGGCGTCGCGGCGAACTCACGGCTGTCGGCCCTGGCCGCCGAACGCTGCGCGGCGGCAGGCATCGAGCTGCGCGTCCCGCGCCCCCGCCTGTGCACGGACAACGGCGCGATGATCGCGGCACTGGGCGCGCACGTCGTGGCGGCGAAGCGCCCGACGGCGAAGC is a window from the Amycolatopsis sp. cg9 genome containing:
- the tsaB gene encoding tRNA (adenosine(37)-N6)-threonylcarbamoyltransferase complex dimerization subunit type 1 TsaB, with translation MLVLAIDTSTPAVTAGVVEVDGDGVETRGDRVTVDPRAHGELITPHALAAAETAGVALKDLDAIVAGVGPGPFTGLRAGMATAAALGHALGIPVYPVCSLDALAADVTSADPFLVCTDARRREVYWAAYDGAGNRTDGPHVQRPAELATDVKVAAGDGAVLYSAALGVQPIEPRFPSPAGLVKAARSALLAKADPAPLTPLYLRRPDAAEPTAPKRVTAR
- the rimI gene encoding ribosomal protein S18-alanine N-acetyltransferase produces the protein MRLEPLRRRDIARCVEIEQILFPGDDPWSSRAFHSELDAGHFYLAARPDEGAELLGYAGLAVVGRRRGEYEATVHTIGVAPEYQGKGIGKALLRALLERADEFEAPVFLEVRTDNTTALGLYESHGFERLGIRKRYYQPSGADAYTMVRPARTRDGVAG
- the tsaD gene encoding tRNA (adenosine(37)-N6)-threonylcarbamoyltransferase complex transferase subunit TsaD, producing MARIIMGIESSCDETGVGLVRLHDDGTVELLADEVASSVEQHARFGGVVPEVASRAHLEAMVPTTSRAFEKAGLALSDVDAIAVTAGPGLAGALLVGVSAAKAYATALDVPLYGVNHLAGHIAVDTLQHGPLPTPCLALLVSGGHTQLLRVDDIASSITELGSTVDDAAGEAYDKVARVLGLPYPGGPPIDKAAKNGDPAAIAFPRGMTGPRDAKNDFSFSGLKTAVARWVEGASRRGEEIPVDDVAASFQEAVADVLTMKAVRAAKEQGIGTIVISGGVAANSRLSALAAERCAAAGIELRVPRPRLCTDNGAMIAALGAHVVAAKRPTAKLDFSANPALPVNVVSL